One genomic region from Cyanobium usitatum str. Tous encodes:
- a CDS encoding MlaD family protein: MRRSIREAIVGFSLLAAISSAVGLSFWLRGISLSRQNWSVKASFAEASGLAERSPVTYRGVLVGSVRRVTVTPEAVVAVLEINHGDLNLARPTRAEIGEASLLGGEAQVALISSGPPLPPGSANPRSKACNKTVAICNGATIEGVQGPSLTSVTTLMHKMLVETDQMQLLSKVSTAASSFERTAKDTSAFMKDGQSLAKELETSVKAAQPTITNLNSSSAHLRRVLAALDNPQTMKDLQATVSNAKQLTAKWNSVGGDVTKLTDDPRFMDGIRSVAVGLGKFFDELYPAQTEAARDKAAREKAAQAKP, from the coding sequence ATGCGCCGCAGCATCCGCGAAGCAATTGTCGGCTTCTCCCTATTAGCCGCTATTAGCAGTGCCGTAGGTCTCTCCTTCTGGTTGCGCGGCATCTCCCTAAGCAGGCAAAACTGGAGCGTCAAAGCCAGCTTCGCCGAAGCATCTGGCCTGGCAGAGCGCTCACCTGTGACCTACAGAGGAGTTCTGGTTGGCAGCGTGCGGCGCGTAACTGTGACACCCGAGGCGGTGGTTGCCGTTCTTGAAATTAACCATGGCGATTTAAATCTGGCGCGGCCCACCAGGGCGGAGATCGGCGAAGCCTCCTTACTTGGGGGTGAAGCCCAAGTTGCGCTGATCAGCAGCGGCCCGCCCTTGCCGCCAGGCTCTGCCAACCCACGCTCCAAGGCCTGCAATAAGACCGTAGCCATCTGCAATGGCGCCACTATCGAGGGAGTTCAGGGGCCAAGTCTCACCAGCGTGACCACCTTGATGCACAAGATGCTGGTCGAAACCGACCAGATGCAACTGCTCAGCAAGGTCTCAACCGCCGCCAGCAGCTTTGAGCGCACCGCCAAGGACACCTCGGCCTTCATGAAGGACGGCCAGTCCCTGGCCAAGGAGCTGGAGACATCGGTGAAGGCAGCCCAGCCCACGATCACCAACCTCAACAGCAGCAGCGCCCACCTGCGCCGGGTGCTCGCTGCCCTGGACAATCCCCAGACCATGAAGGATCTGCAGGCCACCGTCAGCAATGCCAAGCAGCTCACCGCCAAATGGAATTCAGTTGGGGGCGATGTGACCAAACTCACCGACGATCCCCGCTTCATGGACGGCATCCGCAGCGTGGCCGTGGGCTTGGGCAAATTCTTCGATGAGCTGTACCCAGCCCAGACCGAAGCCGCCCGCGACAAGGCCGCCCGAGAGAAAGCCGCGCAGGCGAAGCCCTAA